In bacterium, a single genomic region encodes these proteins:
- a CDS encoding bifunctional (p)ppGpp synthetase/guanosine-3',5'-bis(diphosphate) 3'-pyrophosphohydrolase, whose translation MLRLMDIVDRVQATHPSANIELIHKAYVFAAKVHHGQVRNSGEPYLVHPLNVAFLLADWNLDEETVTTGLLHDTVEDTVATIEEVRDLFGDSVAHLVDGVTKIGRVALSDAAAQKAESLRKMILAMGKDLRVILVKLADRLHNMRTLKHLPSDRQAVIARETVEIYAPIAGRLGMSRIRTELEDLCFEVLHPEQYHELARLADERKRNREAHVRSVISLLESKCREIGIDATITGRSKHLAGIYQKMNRQEIDFDHVYDFIGFRITTKTVRECYEALGIVHNLWKPVPGRFKDYIAMPKANLYQSLHTTVFGPNAEMMEIQIRTEEMHALAENGVAAHWKYKEGRRTAEKGDQMFLWLRQILELQQDMKDPREFLNTVKVELFPEEVYVFTPRGDVKELPRGATPIDFAYAIHTEVGNQCVGAKVNGRMVPLKVTLKNGDVVEIVTQPSHKPSRDWLKVAKTSRALSKIRVVLREEQQEQSLALGRQILEKEFRKHSLNLNKVMKGPEFAEVLQETRCKTAEDYMRTVGYGKASVMPLLRRLLPADQLAEKTRESRLSTLIRNVVTRRPSSVVVKGVDSIFVRLGNCCHPVPGDPIVGFITRGRGVTIHSKECPKVLESDPARAVEVSWEAGTKAVHPVKLRVVCSDKPGLLADISRSITSSEVDIRRASVMTTRDQRAICDFEVSVNDADHLASLMKSIGKVRGVQSVERGKG comes from the coding sequence TTGCTCCGTCTCATGGACATCGTGGACCGGGTGCAGGCGACTCACCCGTCCGCGAATATCGAGCTCATCCACAAGGCATACGTCTTCGCCGCCAAGGTGCACCACGGGCAGGTGCGCAATTCCGGGGAGCCGTACCTTGTCCATCCGCTGAACGTCGCCTTCCTGCTCGCCGACTGGAACCTCGACGAGGAGACGGTGACCACCGGGCTCCTCCACGACACGGTCGAGGACACGGTGGCGACGATCGAGGAGGTGCGCGACCTCTTCGGTGACTCGGTCGCCCATCTGGTCGACGGGGTCACCAAGATCGGCCGCGTGGCCCTGTCCGACGCCGCAGCCCAGAAGGCGGAATCCCTCCGCAAGATGATCCTCGCGATGGGGAAGGACCTGCGGGTCATCCTCGTCAAGCTCGCCGACCGCCTCCACAACATGCGCACGCTGAAGCACCTCCCGTCCGACCGGCAGGCGGTGATCGCCCGCGAGACCGTCGAGATCTACGCGCCCATTGCCGGCCGGCTCGGAATGTCCCGGATCCGGACCGAGCTCGAGGACCTCTGCTTCGAAGTGCTTCACCCGGAGCAATACCATGAGCTCGCGCGCCTGGCGGACGAGAGGAAGCGAAACCGCGAGGCCCACGTCCGCAGCGTCATCTCCCTCCTCGAGTCGAAGTGCCGCGAGATCGGGATCGATGCGACGATCACCGGACGATCGAAGCACCTGGCGGGGATCTACCAGAAGATGAATCGCCAGGAAATCGACTTCGACCACGTATACGATTTCATCGGCTTCCGCATCACGACAAAGACGGTGCGCGAGTGCTACGAAGCGCTCGGGATCGTGCACAACCTCTGGAAGCCGGTTCCCGGCCGCTTCAAGGACTACATCGCCATGCCGAAGGCGAACCTCTACCAGTCGCTCCACACGACGGTCTTCGGGCCGAACGCGGAGATGATGGAGATCCAGATCCGCACGGAGGAGATGCACGCCCTCGCCGAGAACGGTGTGGCGGCCCACTGGAAATACAAGGAGGGGCGCCGGACGGCGGAGAAGGGGGACCAGATGTTCCTCTGGCTGCGGCAGATCCTCGAGCTGCAGCAGGACATGAAGGATCCCCGCGAATTCCTGAACACCGTCAAGGTCGAGCTTTTCCCGGAGGAGGTGTACGTCTTCACGCCGCGGGGCGACGTGAAGGAGCTGCCGCGGGGAGCCACGCCGATCGATTTCGCCTACGCGATCCACACGGAAGTCGGCAACCAGTGCGTCGGCGCGAAGGTGAACGGCCGGATGGTCCCGTTGAAAGTGACGCTGAAAAACGGCGACGTCGTCGAGATCGTCACCCAGCCGTCCCACAAGCCGAGCCGGGACTGGCTGAAGGTCGCGAAGACGAGCCGCGCGCTGAGCAAGATCCGCGTGGTGCTGCGGGAGGAACAGCAGGAACAGTCTCTCGCGCTGGGCCGCCAGATCCTCGAGAAGGAGTTCCGGAAGCATTCCCTGAACCTCAACAAGGTGATGAAGGGCCCGGAGTTCGCGGAGGTGCTGCAGGAGACCCGCTGCAAGACCGCGGAAGACTACATGCGGACGGTCGGGTACGGGAAGGCGTCGGTCATGCCGCTGCTTCGCCGCCTCCTTCCCGCGGACCAGCTGGCGGAGAAGACCAGGGAGTCGCGCCTGTCCACCCTCATCCGGAACGTGGTGACGCGCCGTCCCAGTTCGGTCGTTGTGAAAGGGGTGGACAGCATCTTCGTCCGCCTGGGGAACTGCTGTCACCCGGTGCCGGGCGATCCGATCGTCGGGTTCATCACCCGGGGACGGGGGGTCACGATCCATTCGAAGGAGTGCCCGAAAGTCCTCGAGAGCGATCCGGCGCGCGCGGTCGAGGTGAGCTGGGAAGCGGGGACGAAGGCGGTCCATCCCGTCAAGCTGCGCGTGGTTTGCTCCGACAAGCCGGGACTCCTGGCGGACATCTCCCGCAGCATCACGTCGAGCGAGGTGGACATCCGGAGGGCGTCGGTGATGACGACCCGCGACCAGCGGGCGATCTGCGATTTCGAGGTCTCGGTGAACGACGCCGACCACCTGGCCTCCCTCATGAAGTCGATCGGGAAAGTACGGGGAGTCCAATCCGTGGAGAGGGGGAAGGGATGA
- the gmk gene encoding guanylate kinase, translating into MTRGDIFVISAPSGSGKTTICRALLSRVEGLSLSISCTTREKKPGERDGVDYYFVDEEKFGNMLNSNEFLETASVYGCRYGTSRLSVEAIVSKGLDAVLEIDVQGGASVKAAVPAAVRIGILPPDWETLRARLTARARDSRQEIERRLAAARCEIRELGNYDYLVVNDDLETAVRQVEWIVRARRLRRERTIGTIGRILGKEGEQRDGSSNG; encoded by the coding sequence ATGACCCGCGGAGACATCTTCGTCATTTCGGCCCCCTCGGGCTCGGGGAAGACCACGATCTGCCGGGCGCTCCTTTCCCGCGTGGAGGGGCTTTCCCTCTCGATCTCCTGTACGACGAGAGAGAAGAAGCCCGGAGAGAGGGACGGAGTCGATTATTATTTCGTGGATGAGGAAAAATTTGGTAATATGTTAAATTCGAACGAGTTTTTGGAGACCGCATCGGTCTACGGCTGCCGATACGGGACCTCGCGCCTCTCCGTCGAGGCGATCGTTTCCAAGGGGTTGGACGCCGTGCTGGAGATCGATGTCCAGGGAGGCGCATCCGTCAAGGCGGCGGTTCCCGCGGCGGTGCGGATCGGAATCCTGCCGCCCGATTGGGAGACGCTTCGGGCGCGGCTCACCGCGCGGGCCCGGGACAGCCGGCAGGAGATCGAGCGGCGCCTCGCGGCAGCCCGATGCGAGATCCGGGAACTGGGGAACTACGACTACCTGGTCGTGAACGACGACCTGGAAACTGCGGTCCGGCAGGTGGAGTGGATCGTGCGTGCGCGGCGGCTTCGCCGGGAACGTACGATCGGCACCATCGGCCGGATCCTTGGAAAAGAGGGAGAGCAACGGGATGGCTCGAGTAACGGTTGA
- a CDS encoding YicC/YloC family endoribonuclease: protein MWMSMTGFGRGERHGEEISVTVEARTVNHRFLDLHTRCPGRFLSWEPRIRGIVRDAVRRGKVDLHVNVREWGKLGAGLRVNDELLRSFLGEAKRIREEHGVGGEVTLRDLLAVPDLFQTAPVGDDPAELLWPVAEGAVRDALGMLGRARAEEGDRLKRVLQGSIERLGVLAGEIRSLTAENKEQAGARFRERIAALSAEAGVDPVRLHQEAAILLDRLDITEECDRLASHLAAVDALFRSPGEAVGKRFDFLVQEIFRELNTAGNKSAHAGVSALVVASKTELEKVREQIQNIE, encoded by the coding sequence ATGTGGATGAGCATGACGGGGTTCGGCCGGGGGGAGCGCCACGGGGAGGAGATCTCCGTCACGGTGGAGGCGCGCACGGTAAACCACCGCTTCCTCGACCTTCACACGCGGTGCCCGGGACGGTTCCTGTCGTGGGAGCCGAGGATCCGCGGGATCGTCCGCGACGCGGTGCGACGGGGGAAGGTAGACCTGCACGTGAACGTGCGGGAGTGGGGGAAGCTCGGCGCGGGGCTGCGGGTCAACGACGAACTGCTGCGGTCGTTCCTCGGGGAGGCGAAGAGGATACGGGAGGAGCACGGGGTCGGCGGCGAGGTGACGCTGCGGGACCTGCTGGCGGTTCCGGACCTGTTCCAGACGGCCCCCGTCGGGGACGATCCGGCGGAGCTCCTTTGGCCGGTGGCCGAGGGGGCGGTTCGGGACGCCCTCGGGATGCTCGGCCGCGCCCGGGCGGAGGAGGGTGACCGGTTGAAGCGGGTCCTCCAGGGATCGATCGAGCGCCTCGGGGTCCTCGCGGGGGAGATCCGGTCGCTCACCGCGGAAAACAAGGAGCAGGCGGGCGCCCGGTTCCGGGAGCGGATCGCCGCGCTGTCGGCCGAGGCGGGTGTCGATCCGGTCCGCCTCCACCAGGAGGCGGCGATCCTGCTCGACCGGCTCGACATCACCGAGGAATGCGACCGGCTCGCCTCCCACCTGGCGGCCGTCGACGCACTGTTCCGGTCCCCCGGGGAGGCCGTGGGGAAGCGTTTCGACTTCCTTGTCCAGGAAATCTTCCGGGAGTTGAACACGGCGGGGAACAAGTCCGCCCACGCGGGCGTCTCGGCCCTCGTCGTGGCATCCAAGACCGAGCTCGAAAAGGTCCGCGAGCAGATTCAAAACATCGAGTAA
- the rfaE1 gene encoding D-glycero-beta-D-manno-heptose-7-phosphate kinase: MSDAGILTRAAEVVGRFPSRRILVVGDIMLDEYVFGTVGRISPEAPVPVVAVTRETKVPGGAANVAFNLRGLGVGVEIAGLLGDDAEGRIVARMLKGQRVGIDAVIVDPDRPTTVKTRVIAHSQQVVRVDREHMGPPSRKTSDMMLRKVLAALAGVDGVVFSDYLKGALTGELVREVTAAANRKGIFVGVDPKRSDFSFYRGCTVITPNKREAQAALGGRELATDLDVWEAGKELLRGGRSKAILITRGEEGMTLVERGRNACFHIPAFARQVFDVTGAGDTVIGTLAACLAAGATMREAAVLANVAASVVVGEVGTSPITAEKLLRAAEMRNRERDQPTR; this comes from the coding sequence ATGAGTGACGCCGGGATCCTGACCCGCGCGGCGGAGGTCGTGGGGCGGTTTCCTTCCCGCCGGATCCTCGTCGTCGGGGACATCATGCTCGACGAATACGTCTTCGGAACCGTCGGGCGGATCTCCCCGGAGGCCCCTGTACCGGTGGTCGCCGTCACAAGGGAAACGAAGGTCCCCGGAGGCGCGGCAAACGTGGCGTTCAACCTTCGCGGGCTCGGTGTGGGGGTCGAGATTGCAGGACTGCTGGGAGACGACGCCGAGGGCCGGATCGTCGCCCGGATGCTGAAGGGGCAACGGGTCGGGATCGATGCGGTGATCGTGGACCCGGATCGTCCCACAACCGTCAAGACGCGGGTTATCGCCCACAGCCAGCAGGTTGTTCGCGTGGACCGTGAGCACATGGGGCCTCCGTCCCGAAAGACGTCCGACATGATGCTCCGGAAGGTGCTGGCAGCCCTCGCCGGGGTCGACGGCGTCGTCTTCTCCGATTACCTGAAGGGTGCGCTGACCGGGGAGTTGGTCCGGGAGGTGACCGCGGCGGCGAACCGGAAGGGGATCTTCGTCGGCGTCGATCCGAAGCGGTCCGATTTCTCCTTCTACCGGGGGTGCACCGTCATCACCCCGAACAAGCGGGAGGCGCAGGCCGCCCTCGGGGGGCGGGAACTTGCGACCGACCTCGACGTGTGGGAGGCAGGGAAGGAACTCCTGCGGGGAGGGCGGTCGAAGGCGATCCTCATCACGCGCGGCGAGGAGGGAATGACGCTGGTCGAGCGGGGTCGAAACGCCTGTTTTCACATTCCCGCGTTCGCGCGGCAGGTGTTCGACGTCACCGGTGCGGGGGACACGGTGATCGGGACCCTGGCCGCCTGCCTCGCCGCAGGGGCGACGATGCGCGAAGCCGCGGTGCTCGCCAACGTCGCCGCGAGCGTCGTCGTCGGGGAGGTCGGCACCTCGCCGATCACCGCCGAAAAACTTCTCCGCGCGGCCGAAATGCGCAACCGTGAAAGGGACCAACCGACCCGTTAG
- a CDS encoding Trm112 family protein, protein MAMDKELLEILACPKCKGDLQLTVDESELRCDACRLSYRVDDGIPILLIDEATPYE, encoded by the coding sequence ATGGCGATGGACAAGGAGCTGCTCGAGATCCTGGCGTGCCCGAAATGCAAGGGGGATCTCCAGCTGACCGTTGACGAAAGCGAGCTTCGATGCGATGCGTGCCGGCTCTCGTACCGCGTCGACGACGGCATTCCCATCCTGCTGATCGACGAGGCGACGCCGTATGAGTGA
- a CDS encoding DUF3108 domain-containing protein, protein MDHGSPVNARVGKGMAAFLLLALLLVPAGCHRGWHGGTTPPPGPEEPARDNTTPATVTGWLPPVVKADIEERTAGSSPTDNAATGNAATVNAATDNVATDDAAVDNTAIGAPAAGPPAVTLPPQAVPSAGSASPESAPPSVSPIPKAVDTGDGQGRPSAGEGRDATRRIDDGQGGPSVGAGRDATGFEAPTGQGRPSAGEGRDAPDSVASTRKPKPAAVPLPAPVSPPKDARGAALPGWARSPEELVYRVDFIGITMGYARFRYSGKVSIAGKTAYHLNVRAWTSGVLSYIYPINETIDYYLDAETLAPIRQEFTQREREKDDVAYYNQETGKITYRYRQSGKIRKEVDTIPSVYDPVSVAYYFRWKDLGLENRPRNMYGGRKVYQISSRILGNERIRTPNGEVDTIAVMPLIRRNGKPDNKGDLKVWFSNDDRRVPVRLYAKFHKIKDWTLVGELMPSNAKAGG, encoded by the coding sequence ATGGATCATGGCTCACCAGTAAACGCGCGAGTCGGCAAGGGGATGGCGGCGTTTCTGCTCCTCGCCCTTCTGCTGGTGCCGGCCGGCTGCCACCGCGGGTGGCATGGAGGGACGACGCCGCCTCCGGGGCCGGAAGAACCTGCGCGCGACAATACGACCCCCGCGACCGTCACCGGGTGGCTGCCGCCCGTCGTGAAGGCGGATATCGAGGAGAGGACGGCAGGATCCTCGCCGACCGACAATGCCGCGACCGGGAATGCCGCGACTGTCAATGCGGCGACCGACAATGTCGCTACCGACGATGCCGCTGTCGACAATACGGCGATCGGCGCCCCGGCAGCCGGACCGCCCGCCGTGACCCTTCCACCGCAGGCGGTTCCTTCCGCCGGGAGCGCTTCGCCGGAGTCGGCCCCCCCTTCCGTGAGCCCGATCCCGAAAGCGGTGGATACAGGCGATGGCCAGGGACGGCCAAGTGCCGGGGAAGGCAGGGATGCAACCCGGCGTATCGACGATGGCCAAGGAGGGCCAAGTGTCGGGGCAGGCAGGGATGCCACGGGTTTTGAAGCCCCGACCGGCCAGGGACGGCCAAGTGCCGGGGAAGGCAGGGATGCCCCGGATTCTGTCGCCTCGACCCGCAAGCCGAAGCCGGCCGCCGTGCCCCTCCCGGCGCCCGTGTCCCCGCCGAAGGATGCGCGGGGCGCGGCTCTCCCGGGGTGGGCGAGGAGCCCCGAGGAACTGGTCTACCGTGTCGATTTCATCGGGATCACAATGGGGTACGCCCGGTTCCGATACAGCGGAAAGGTCTCCATCGCCGGCAAGACCGCGTACCACCTGAACGTGCGGGCCTGGACGTCCGGTGTCCTCTCGTACATCTACCCGATCAACGAGACGATCGACTACTATCTCGACGCGGAGACGCTCGCCCCGATCCGGCAGGAGTTCACGCAGCGCGAGCGGGAAAAGGACGACGTGGCTTATTACAACCAGGAGACCGGGAAGATCACGTACCGGTATCGGCAATCGGGGAAGATCCGGAAGGAGGTCGACACGATCCCTTCCGTCTACGACCCGGTGAGCGTCGCCTACTATTTCCGATGGAAGGACCTGGGCCTCGAGAACCGTCCCCGGAACATGTACGGGGGTCGGAAGGTCTACCAGATCTCCTCGCGAATCCTCGGAAACGAGCGGATCCGCACTCCCAACGGGGAAGTGGACACGATCGCGGTCATGCCGCTGATCCGCAGGAACGGAAAGCCCGACAACAAGGGGGACCTGAAGGTCTGGTTTTCCAACGACGATCGGCGTGTCCCGGTCCGCCTGTATGCGAAATTCCACAAGATAAAGGATTGGACGCTGGTCGGGGAACTGATGCCGTCGAACGCGAAAGCGGGGGGGTAG
- a CDS encoding HAD-IIIA family hydrolase, producing the protein MRGIVFLDRDGTIIEEVGYLRDPSAVRILPGAAEALRCLAREGFLLAVVSNQAGLAKGKFTGAEMEAVHLRFVSAFGAEGVVFDAVEYCPHHPEGSVEAYRCACGCRKPGTGMAEEILRRLRVPDSCPRFVVGDKMSDISMGIRLGAATVLVGTGYGNEEKASGDRAGIAPDVYLPGMREAAGWIMAHQ; encoded by the coding sequence ATGAGGGGAATCGTTTTTCTCGATCGGGACGGCACGATCATCGAGGAGGTCGGTTACCTGCGCGATCCTTCGGCCGTCCGCATCCTGCCGGGAGCCGCGGAAGCGTTGCGATGCCTTGCCCGGGAAGGGTTCCTCCTCGCGGTGGTATCCAATCAGGCCGGCCTCGCGAAGGGGAAATTCACCGGAGCGGAGATGGAAGCCGTCCATCTCCGGTTCGTTTCCGCATTCGGGGCGGAGGGGGTCGTGTTCGATGCGGTCGAATATTGCCCGCATCACCCGGAGGGTTCGGTGGAAGCGTATCGATGCGCGTGCGGATGCCGGAAGCCGGGGACCGGGATGGCCGAGGAGATCCTTCGGCGCCTCCGGGTGCCGGATTCGTGCCCGCGCTTCGTGGTCGGTGATAAAATGAGCGACATTTCGATGGGGATACGTCTCGGGGCCGCGACGGTTCTTGTCGGAACGGGTTACGGAAACGAGGAGAAGGCTTCGGGGGATCGTGCGGGGATCGCCCCGGATGTCTATCTCCCTGGGATGCGGGAGGCCGCCGGATGGATCATGGCTCACCAGTAA
- a CDS encoding lysophospholipid acyltransferase family protein has product MKERIARAFLRILEAVPLPPLARFCETIMLLLMIVDRKHRRIARINLGIAFPGMGDAEADRIIRACYRNMGTSAAEFIYLPKMDAAYLREHFRIEGAEHIRESLEVRNRPAMVMGGHIGNWEMLTHAYGSMVAPAAFIVRPLKSDILDRIVTERRERSGNMVIRKVNSAREVLKYLRKRILVGFLIDQNVSRTKGIPVDFFTRKAYTTYGVARLALATNAAIHPGFIFRDPARKFHHVLRFGPPLAIDPGAPREEEVARITRKCNEELEKAIREAPDQWMWFQRRWKTRPVGEPEIYRGLQ; this is encoded by the coding sequence GTGAAGGAACGGATCGCCCGCGCCTTCCTGCGGATCCTCGAAGCGGTCCCGCTTCCGCCGCTCGCCCGGTTCTGCGAGACGATCATGCTCCTTCTCATGATCGTCGACCGGAAGCACCGGAGGATCGCGAGGATCAACCTCGGGATCGCCTTTCCCGGGATGGGGGACGCGGAGGCGGACCGGATCATCCGTGCGTGCTACCGGAACATGGGGACCTCCGCCGCGGAGTTCATCTACCTGCCGAAGATGGACGCGGCGTACCTCCGGGAACACTTCCGGATCGAGGGCGCGGAGCACATCCGGGAATCCCTGGAGGTCAGGAACCGGCCGGCGATGGTGATGGGGGGGCACATCGGGAACTGGGAGATGTTGACGCACGCCTACGGCTCCATGGTCGCCCCGGCGGCGTTCATCGTGCGCCCGTTGAAGAGCGACATCCTCGACCGGATCGTCACGGAGCGAAGGGAACGTTCGGGCAACATGGTCATCCGCAAGGTGAACTCGGCGAGGGAGGTGTTGAAATACCTGCGGAAGAGGATCCTCGTCGGATTCCTCATCGACCAGAATGTCAGCCGGACGAAGGGGATCCCCGTGGACTTCTTCACCCGGAAGGCATACACGACCTACGGAGTCGCCCGCCTCGCGCTGGCGACGAACGCGGCGATCCACCCCGGGTTCATCTTCCGGGATCCGGCGAGGAAGTTCCACCACGTGCTCCGCTTCGGCCCACCTCTCGCGATCGATCCGGGAGCGCCGCGCGAGGAAGAGGTGGCGCGGATCACCCGGAAATGCAACGAGGAACTGGAAAAGGCGATCCGGGAAGCTCCGGACCAGTGGATGTGGTTCCAACGGCGCTGGAAGACGCGGCCCGTCGGGGAGCCGGAGATCTACCGGGGCTTGCAATGA
- the lpxK gene encoding tetraacyldisaccharide 4'-kinase has product MILGVAARVRRFLSSTGFLPVSALPRPVVSVGNLVMGGAGKTPHVIHLARWLAGQGRRVGVLSRGYGRRSRGVRWVSDGEGPIVTAAEGGDEPVLIARSLPGIPVVVGESRAAAGREVLSRRRVDVFLLDDGFQHLSLRRDVDLLLVECGRGLGNRRTAPLGPLREPPSHARFADALVITKCPDAESGERTARSVPFPEGRPRAFSRLSPGVIVGQDGLPSKVAAAGDAVFAFSGLARNAQFRDTLAAAGFRIDGFLSFPDHHAYGRGDLDRIAREAGGLPAITTEKDLVRLPADVPFPVGALRVEVEYLDGWEEISGLILDRMERGPRP; this is encoded by the coding sequence ATGATCCTCGGGGTCGCCGCCCGGGTGCGGAGATTCCTGTCCTCCACGGGCTTCCTCCCGGTTTCGGCGCTTCCCCGGCCGGTCGTGAGCGTCGGGAACCTTGTGATGGGCGGCGCGGGGAAGACGCCCCACGTCATCCATCTCGCGCGGTGGCTCGCGGGGCAGGGGAGGCGCGTGGGAGTCCTGTCCCGCGGGTATGGACGAAGAAGCCGCGGTGTCCGGTGGGTGTCCGACGGGGAGGGGCCGATCGTCACCGCGGCGGAGGGAGGGGACGAGCCGGTGCTGATCGCGCGCTCCCTTCCCGGGATCCCGGTCGTCGTGGGCGAGTCCCGTGCCGCCGCAGGCCGGGAGGTCCTCTCCCGGCGGCGGGTGGACGTGTTCCTCCTCGACGACGGGTTCCAGCACCTTTCCCTTCGGCGCGACGTCGACCTGCTCCTGGTCGAGTGCGGGCGGGGGCTCGGGAACCGGAGGACGGCGCCGCTGGGCCCGTTGCGGGAGCCGCCTTCCCACGCGCGGTTCGCGGATGCGCTGGTGATCACGAAATGTCCCGATGCGGAATCCGGGGAGCGGACCGCGAGGTCCGTCCCCTTTCCCGAAGGACGTCCCAGGGCCTTTTCGCGCCTGTCGCCCGGCGTGATCGTCGGGCAGGACGGTCTTCCCTCGAAGGTCGCCGCGGCCGGGGACGCCGTCTTCGCGTTCTCCGGGCTGGCCCGTAACGCCCAGTTCCGCGACACCCTGGCGGCGGCGGGATTCCGGATCGATGGATTCCTTTCGTTTCCGGACCATCACGCGTACGGCCGGGGCGACCTCGACCGGATCGCCCGGGAGGCAGGCGGCCTGCCTGCGATCACCACCGAGAAGGACCTGGTCCGTCTCCCCGCCGACGTTCCGTTTCCCGTCGGCGCGCTTCGCGTGGAGGTGGAGTACCTGGACGGGTGGGAGGAGATCTCCGGGTTGATCCTCGATCGGATGGAGAGAGGTCCCAGGCCGTGA
- a CDS encoding 3-deoxy-D-manno-octulosonic acid transferase, which produces MAHRPFLPGSPGHILYNVLLGAGLVVGAPVWIPWVLLSRKRRVNLPDRTGLRGVPRQAPNDGCPVVWVHAVSVGETLAAVPLIRLLRRRVPDARLLVSSVTLTGRETAIKSLSGVVDEGFFFPFDLPGLCGRFLDRVRPDVVVIVETEIWPNFIAACAHRGIPVVIVNGRLSKRSFAGYMRFRWFFAPILRTLRTISAQTAEDAERFAALGAPREAVTVGGNLKFDVSPPETGASPLSGLLLREKAAGAVWIVAGSTHEDEEAQLLRAFLSARERNPSIRLLLAPRHPERFDAVEALIHREGVSMVRRTAIPEGAVRLPETVLLLDTVGELSGAYEAADLAFVGGSLVPKGGHNVLEPSWHGVPTIVGTHMENFREIAEAFLAGGALIRVAGENELADRLTRFATDPRVFRETGRRAKELIETFRGASEANTGAVLSALPGREARG; this is translated from the coding sequence GTGGCGCATAGGCCGTTTCTCCCCGGGAGCCCGGGGCATATCCTCTACAACGTACTGCTTGGGGCGGGGTTGGTCGTCGGCGCTCCCGTGTGGATCCCGTGGGTTCTCCTCTCCCGGAAGCGGAGGGTGAACCTGCCGGACCGGACCGGGCTGCGCGGCGTTCCCCGGCAAGCGCCGAACGACGGATGCCCCGTCGTCTGGGTCCACGCGGTATCCGTCGGGGAGACCCTCGCCGCCGTTCCCCTCATTCGCTTGTTGCGCCGCCGCGTCCCGGACGCCCGGCTCCTCGTCTCGAGCGTGACGCTCACCGGGCGGGAGACGGCGATCAAATCCCTCTCCGGCGTCGTCGACGAGGGATTCTTCTTTCCGTTCGACCTTCCGGGGCTGTGCGGGCGGTTCCTCGACCGGGTACGGCCGGACGTCGTGGTGATCGTGGAGACCGAGATCTGGCCCAATTTCATCGCCGCGTGCGCGCACCGCGGGATTCCCGTGGTGATCGTCAATGGCCGGTTGTCGAAGCGATCGTTCGCCGGATACATGCGGTTCCGATGGTTCTTCGCACCCATTCTCCGGACGCTCCGGACGATCTCGGCCCAGACGGCGGAGGATGCGGAGCGGTTCGCCGCGCTGGGCGCCCCGCGGGAGGCCGTCACCGTGGGGGGAAACCTGAAGTTCGACGTTTCCCCGCCCGAAACCGGCGCGTCGCCGCTTTCCGGCCTGCTTCTGCGGGAAAAAGCCGCGGGCGCCGTGTGGATCGTCGCAGGTTCGACGCATGAGGACGAGGAGGCCCAGCTCTTGCGGGCGTTTCTCTCCGCCCGGGAAAGGAACCCGTCGATCCGCCTTCTCCTCGCGCCGCGTCACCCGGAGCGGTTCGACGCGGTCGAGGCACTGATCCACCGGGAGGGCGTTTCCATGGTGCGGCGCACCGCGATCCCCGAGGGGGCGGTGCGACTTCCGGAAACGGTCCTGCTGCTCGACACGGTGGGCGAGCTTTCAGGCGCGTACGAGGCGGCCGATCTCGCGTTCGTCGGGGGCAGTCTCGTCCCGAAGGGGGGGCACAACGTCCTGGAGCCGTCGTGGCACGGCGTGCCGACGATCGTCGGCACGCACATGGAGAATTTCCGGGAGATCGCCGAGGCCTTCCTGGCCGGGGGAGCCCTGATCCGGGTCGCGGGGGAGAACGAGCTCGCGGACCGGTTGACGCGGTTCGCCACGGACCCGCGCGTCTTCCGCGAAACCGGTCGACGCGCGAAGGAACTGATCGAGACGTTCCGCGGCGCCTCCGAGGCGAACACGGGCGCGGTCCTGTCGGCGCTGCCGGGCCGCGAGGCGCGGGGATGA